The Nocardioides pantholopis genome window below encodes:
- the secD gene encoding protein translocase subunit SecD yields MARKTGPGRMLLVFLAGVVLLYGLTALAGEWKPQLGLDLQGGTRITLKAQGDASDESLEEARKIIDQRVNGSGVAEADVTTQSGEFIVVEIPGENARDLVDTVKRQAQMRFRLVACTEADGRCGPAPGTGGPVPGAPSESVLPEAPQEQPAPSGTANRPRVGFADETPATPAPSDAATPESGADSTADPIPTETAEGTPAPAGPDQSTDLDALLAFQNNPDQASVQAFNEFECPTDGSAAVVVDDPDKPLVTCEFDPETGTSQKYLLSAAAIEGTDLKSASAGIPQGDVNWVVNLDIGGKGEDVFEEISRALVGTENQFAIVLDGQVISAPTMQGVIPNGEAQISGNFTEETANSLATSLKFGALPITFEDDATTENIGPSLAGNQLTAGLWAGALGLGLVMLYCLLYYRGLGIVVLASLAVAAAITYALVLLLAKTAGFTLTLPGIAGLIIAVGVTADSFILFFERIRDEMREGRSMRVAVETGWKRAKVTRLAANTVSLLSAAILYIFATGAVKGFGFALGLSTLIDLAVLFWFTKPFVSWLAQFKFFNGGGKLSGLSPETLGIDAVPAGGKA; encoded by the coding sequence ATGGCTCGCAAGACCGGTCCCGGGCGCATGCTGCTGGTGTTCCTCGCCGGCGTCGTGCTGCTCTACGGGCTGACCGCGCTGGCCGGGGAGTGGAAGCCGCAGCTCGGCCTCGACCTCCAGGGCGGCACCCGGATCACCCTGAAGGCCCAGGGCGACGCCAGCGACGAGAGCCTCGAGGAGGCGCGCAAGATCATCGACCAGCGCGTCAACGGCTCCGGTGTCGCGGAGGCGGACGTCACCACGCAGAGCGGCGAGTTCATCGTCGTCGAGATCCCCGGCGAGAACGCCCGCGACCTCGTCGACACGGTGAAGCGCCAGGCGCAGATGCGGTTCCGGCTGGTCGCCTGCACCGAGGCCGACGGCCGCTGCGGCCCCGCGCCCGGCACCGGCGGCCCGGTCCCCGGGGCGCCGTCCGAGAGCGTGCTGCCGGAGGCTCCCCAGGAGCAGCCGGCGCCCTCGGGCACCGCGAACCGGCCCCGCGTCGGCTTCGCCGACGAGACCCCGGCCACGCCGGCCCCCTCGGACGCGGCCACCCCCGAGAGTGGCGCGGACTCCACCGCCGACCCGATCCCGACCGAGACCGCCGAGGGCACGCCCGCCCCGGCCGGCCCGGACCAGTCCACCGACCTGGACGCGCTGCTCGCCTTCCAGAACAACCCGGACCAGGCCTCGGTCCAGGCGTTCAACGAGTTCGAGTGCCCGACCGACGGCTCCGCCGCGGTCGTGGTCGACGACCCCGACAAGCCGCTGGTCACCTGTGAGTTCGACCCGGAGACCGGCACCAGCCAGAAGTACCTCCTCTCCGCCGCCGCGATCGAGGGCACCGACCTGAAGTCGGCCTCCGCCGGCATCCCGCAGGGCGACGTCAACTGGGTCGTCAACCTGGACATCGGCGGCAAGGGCGAGGACGTCTTCGAGGAGATCTCCCGCGCGCTGGTCGGCACCGAGAACCAGTTCGCGATCGTGCTCGACGGCCAGGTCATCTCCGCGCCCACCATGCAGGGCGTGATCCCGAACGGCGAGGCGCAGATCAGCGGCAACTTCACCGAGGAGACCGCCAACAGCCTCGCCACCAGCCTGAAGTTCGGCGCGCTGCCGATCACGTTCGAGGACGACGCCACCACCGAGAACATCGGCCCCTCGCTCGCCGGCAACCAGCTCACCGCAGGCCTGTGGGCGGGCGCCCTCGGCCTCGGCCTGGTGATGCTCTACTGCCTGCTCTACTACCGCGGCCTCGGCATCGTGGTGCTGGCCTCGCTGGCGGTCGCCGCGGCGATCACCTACGCGCTGGTGCTGCTGCTCGCCAAGACCGCGGGCTTCACGCTCACCCTGCCCGGTATCGCCGGGCTGATCATCGCGGTGGGTGTCACCGCCGACTCCTTCATCCTGTTCTTCGAACGCATCCGTGACGAGATGCGCGAGGGCCGCTCGATGCGGGTCGCGGTGGAGACCGGGTGGAAGCGCGCCAAGGTCACCCGCCTGGCCGCCAACACGGTCTCGCTGCTCTCCGCGGCGATCCTCTACATCTTCGCCACCGGCGCGGTGAAGGGCTTTGGGTTCGCCCTGGGCCTCTCGACGCTGATCGACCTCGCGGTGCTGTTCTGGTTCACCAAGCCGTTCGTGTCCTGGCTGGCCCAGTTCAAGTTCTTCAACGGCGGCGGCAAGCTCTCCGGGCTCAGCCCGGAGACCCTCGGCATCGACGCCGTTCCGGCAGGAGGCAAGGCCTGA
- the yajC gene encoding preprotein translocase subunit YajC has translation MAELASFLPIVAIAALFWLLIIRPASRRQKELSRMQSSLSVGDEVMLTSGIFATVEDIEDDHVRVRVADGVVLKVARGAIGTIVRPEVVSAEPEEA, from the coding sequence TTGGCGGAGCTCGCCTCCTTCCTGCCCATCGTCGCGATCGCGGCGCTGTTCTGGCTCCTGATCATCCGGCCGGCCAGTCGGCGACAGAAGGAACTCTCCCGGATGCAGTCCTCGTTGTCCGTCGGTGACGAGGTGATGCTCACGTCGGGCATCTTCGCCACCGTCGAGGACATCGAGGACGACCACGTGCGGGTCCGCGTGGCCGACGGTGTCGTCCTCAAGGTGGCCCGGGGTGCGATCGGCACGATCGTCCGGCCCGAGGTCGTCTCCGCCGAGCCCGAGGAGGCCTGA